A DNA window from Amycolatopsis sp. DSM 110486 contains the following coding sequences:
- a CDS encoding enoyl-CoA hydratase/isomerase family protein — MTDGFEFTRDGEVARLTFARPEKMNAITYGMWSAIPDVVAEVEADPALKVLVLTGAGKHFSAGADISEFRDLRSTADGAATYDKAVDGAVAALTSMRKPSVAMIQGNCIGGGCQLSVACDFRFASEDARFGITPAKLGIVFHFDSTRLLVSLVGPANARYLLLSGELIDAVRAREIGLVNDLHAAEGLLAATAAFVDTLCSRSQTSIRGMNRIIEKIVAGRQTPDDEVDAIRLAALHGEDYAEGVDAFLNRRPPKFTHR; from the coding sequence ATGACCGACGGATTCGAGTTCACGCGCGACGGCGAAGTCGCGCGGCTGACGTTCGCCCGGCCGGAGAAGATGAACGCCATCACCTACGGCATGTGGTCGGCGATCCCGGACGTCGTGGCCGAGGTCGAGGCCGACCCGGCGCTCAAGGTCCTCGTGCTCACGGGTGCGGGCAAGCACTTCTCGGCCGGCGCCGACATCAGCGAGTTCCGCGACCTGCGTTCCACCGCCGACGGCGCGGCCACCTACGACAAGGCCGTCGACGGCGCCGTGGCCGCCCTGACCTCGATGCGCAAACCGTCCGTCGCCATGATCCAGGGCAACTGCATCGGCGGCGGCTGCCAGCTGTCGGTGGCGTGCGACTTCCGCTTCGCCTCGGAAGACGCGCGCTTCGGCATCACGCCCGCCAAGCTGGGCATCGTCTTCCACTTCGACTCGACGCGCCTGCTGGTCTCCCTCGTCGGCCCCGCGAACGCCAGGTACCTCCTGCTGTCCGGCGAGCTCATCGACGCCGTGCGCGCCCGCGAGATCGGCCTCGTCAACGACCTCCACGCCGCCGAAGGCCTCCTCGCGGCCACCGCGGCCTTCGTGGACACCCTCTGCTCCCGCTCGCAGACCTCGATCCGCGGCATGAACCGCATCATCGAGAAGATCGTCGCGGGCCGGCAAACGCCCGACGACGAAGTGGACGCCATCCGCCTCGCCGCACTGCACGGCGAAGACTACGCGGAGGGCGTCGACGCCTTCCTGAACCGCCGGCCGCCGAAGTTCACGCACCGCTGA
- a CDS encoding alpha/beta fold hydrolase, whose protein sequence is MGMIEVDGVRFGYDEAGEGPPVVLVHAGLADRRMWDHQFAALAEHHRVIRYDRRGHGDSQAAEGTVSHHRDLLALMSALGIDRAALAGSSMGGAYALDTALAAPERVTSIALIGAGLSGHDWPEPMASDSREAMLAAVPLEKLKRYLDHTADHIDEADVRAIADANVRYLVVGPHRTQSDVAQDFYARALEMCEGVYRREWTDPKWTEDVPDSRHRLGEITAPTLVVIGREDGSGLLELADKFEQEIPGSTRLDLPDTGHLPPMERPAEVTEALRSWFEDQEADVTR, encoded by the coding sequence ATGGGGATGATCGAGGTCGACGGCGTGCGGTTCGGCTACGACGAGGCCGGCGAGGGCCCGCCCGTGGTGCTAGTGCACGCCGGGCTCGCCGACCGGCGCATGTGGGACCACCAGTTCGCGGCCCTGGCCGAACACCACCGCGTGATCCGCTACGACCGCCGCGGCCACGGCGACTCGCAGGCGGCCGAAGGCACCGTCTCCCACCACCGCGACCTGCTCGCGCTCATGTCCGCGCTCGGCATCGACCGCGCCGCGCTCGCCGGCTCCTCGATGGGCGGCGCCTACGCCCTCGACACCGCACTCGCCGCGCCCGAGCGCGTCACGAGCATCGCCCTGATCGGCGCCGGTCTGTCCGGGCACGACTGGCCCGAGCCCATGGCGTCGGACAGCCGCGAAGCCATGCTCGCCGCGGTGCCGCTCGAGAAGCTCAAGCGCTACCTCGACCACACCGCCGACCACATCGACGAGGCAGACGTCCGAGCCATCGCCGACGCCAACGTCCGCTATCTCGTCGTCGGTCCACATCGGACACAATCGGACGTCGCCCAAGATTTCTACGCCCGCGCCCTCGAAATGTGCGAGGGCGTCTACCGCCGCGAGTGGACCGATCCGAAGTGGACGGAGGACGTCCCCGACAGCCGTCACCGTCTCGGCGAGATCACCGCACCCACGCTGGTGGTCATCGGCCGAGAAGACGGCTCAGGCCTGCTGGAGCTGGCCGACAAGTTCGAGCAGGAGATCCCCGGCTCGACCCGGCTCGACCTGCCCGACACCGGCCACCTGCCCCCGATGGAGCGCCCCGCCGAAGTGACCGAAGCGCTCCGCTCGTGGTTCGAGGATCAGGAAGCCGACGTGACCCGGTAG
- a CDS encoding GlxA family transcriptional regulator yields MPGPERQVVIVGYPDAELLDIACVSDALDAANRLGARPGYALRLATVDGHPFHCQSGITLTPHVRLDQVSGPLHTIVVSGGLGHRAAAGDERLLEHVRRLSRDSTRTASVCTGSTVLAAAGLLSGRRATTHWAYAAQLAAKYPSVTVDPVPLFIRHGDVYTSAGVTSGLDLALAFVEEDHGPTLAREAARALVTYLQRPGNQAQVSMFLSGPPPEHRQVRDLTAFVAEHLGEDLGTPVLARQAGISTRQLTRLFDAHLGTTPGKYVRTVRAEHAARLLAGTDLPLAAIARRCGFGSTETLRQAFLDHFDTPPSAYRRVHLRQALG; encoded by the coding sequence ATGCCGGGGCCAGAACGGCAGGTCGTGATCGTCGGGTATCCCGACGCCGAACTGCTGGACATCGCGTGCGTCTCCGACGCGCTCGACGCCGCCAACCGGCTCGGCGCGCGCCCGGGCTACGCCCTGCGGCTGGCCACTGTGGACGGACACCCGTTCCACTGCCAGTCCGGCATCACGCTGACGCCCCACGTGCGGCTCGACCAGGTTTCGGGGCCCCTGCACACGATCGTCGTCTCCGGCGGCCTCGGCCACCGCGCGGCGGCGGGCGACGAGCGCCTGCTCGAACACGTCCGCCGCCTCTCCCGCGACAGCACGCGCACGGCGTCGGTCTGCACCGGCTCCACCGTGCTCGCCGCGGCCGGCCTGCTGAGCGGCCGCCGCGCGACCACGCACTGGGCGTACGCGGCGCAGCTCGCCGCGAAGTACCCGTCGGTGACCGTGGACCCGGTGCCGCTGTTCATCCGCCACGGCGACGTCTACACCTCCGCCGGCGTCACCAGCGGGCTGGATCTCGCGCTGGCGTTCGTCGAGGAGGACCACGGCCCGACGCTCGCCCGCGAAGCCGCCCGCGCCCTCGTGACCTACCTCCAGCGGCCCGGCAACCAGGCTCAGGTGAGCATGTTCCTGTCCGGCCCGCCACCCGAGCACCGGCAGGTGCGCGACCTCACCGCGTTCGTCGCCGAACACCTGGGCGAAGACCTCGGCACGCCGGTGCTGGCCCGGCAGGCGGGCATCAGCACCCGCCAGCTCACGCGCCTGTTCGACGCGCACCTGGGCACCACGCCCGGCAAGTACGTGCGCACCGTCCGCGCCGAGCACGCCGCCCGCCTCCTCGCGGGCACTGACCTGCCCTTGGCCGCCATCGCCCGCCGCTGCGGCTTCGGCTCCACCGAGACGCTTCGCCAGGCCTTCCTCGACCACTTCGACACCCCGCCGTCCGCCTACCGCCGCGTGCACCTGCGCCAGGCCCTCGGCTGA
- a CDS encoding peptidylprolyl isomerase, protein MATNQQRREAAKRKLERQIERRRDRAKRRKIVGAGVVGGVVLIVAGVVVWVVNSGGGDDTTAAASPPPSSSAPPVPTVGQIPTQRTALPTRPKALPNPTTCAYPADTQSAPPPKKTTAPDGKNVSSQGKVDITMKTTVGDIPITLDRALAPCTVEAFVSLAKQGFYTDTICHRLGVTDLQMLQCGDPNAKGDVNADGTGGPGFTIPDEFIDGEKYGRGILAMANTGQPNSGGSQFFMVYGTAELPPNYTIFGSISDDGLKVLDAIAKTGIGTVGQDGATGEPKQQVKFTAVNVAA, encoded by the coding sequence GTGGCGACCAACCAGCAGCGCCGTGAAGCCGCTAAGCGGAAACTCGAGCGGCAGATCGAGCGCCGGCGGGACCGGGCCAAGCGACGCAAGATCGTGGGCGCTGGAGTGGTCGGCGGTGTCGTCCTCATCGTGGCCGGGGTAGTCGTGTGGGTCGTGAACAGCGGCGGTGGCGACGACACGACGGCGGCCGCCAGCCCGCCGCCGTCGAGCTCGGCCCCGCCGGTGCCGACCGTCGGCCAGATCCCGACGCAGCGCACCGCGCTGCCGACGCGGCCGAAGGCCCTGCCGAACCCGACCACGTGCGCGTACCCGGCCGACACGCAGAGCGCGCCGCCGCCGAAGAAGACCACGGCGCCGGACGGCAAGAACGTGTCGTCGCAGGGCAAGGTCGACATCACGATGAAGACCACCGTCGGCGACATCCCGATCACGCTCGACCGCGCGCTGGCGCCGTGCACCGTCGAAGCGTTCGTGAGCCTGGCGAAGCAGGGCTTCTACACCGACACGATCTGCCACCGCCTCGGCGTCACCGACCTGCAGATGCTGCAGTGCGGCGACCCGAACGCCAAGGGCGACGTGAACGCGGACGGCACCGGCGGCCCCGGCTTCACCATCCCGGACGAGTTCATCGACGGCGAGAAGTACGGCCGCGGCATCCTCGCCATGGCCAACACGGGCCAGCCCAACTCGGGCGGTAGCCAGTTCTTCATGGTCTACGGCACCGCCGAGCTGCCCCCGAACTACACCATCTTCGGCAGCATCTCCGACGACGGCCTCAAGGTCCTCGACGCGATCGCCAAGACGGGCATCGGCACCGTCGGCCAGGACGGCGCGACCGGTGAGCCGAAGCAGCAGGTCAAGTTCACGGCCGTGAACGTCGCGGCCTGA
- a CDS encoding aminotransferase class IV — MSFPFELNGAEPGAVQLARVLGGYGHFTAMQVRDGRVRGLDLHLTRLATSTSLLFGGELDLSLVRGYVRKLVAGQGALSVRVLIASRSSEEAPVMEPEILVRTGPPHEHVADPIRLRSVRYQRDLPEVKHTGTFGLVHHSRQAVLAGYDDAVFIDHSGHLSEASIWNLGFLEGDTVVWPEAAVLPGITYLLLKERLGAAGVAQVTRPVHPRELPGFDAVFLTNSETVGRPVASVDGVALRNDPAAARLLAAAYESVPWEEI; from the coding sequence GTGTCTTTCCCGTTCGAGCTGAACGGCGCTGAACCCGGCGCCGTTCAGCTCGCTCGCGTTCTGGGCGGCTACGGCCACTTCACCGCGATGCAGGTGCGCGACGGCCGGGTCCGCGGCCTCGACCTGCACCTCACGCGGCTGGCCACGAGCACCTCGCTGCTGTTCGGCGGCGAACTCGACCTCTCCCTCGTCCGCGGCTACGTCCGCAAGCTCGTTGCCGGGCAAGGCGCGCTGTCCGTGCGCGTGCTCATCGCGTCCCGCTCCAGCGAAGAAGCTCCCGTCATGGAGCCCGAAATCCTCGTGCGCACCGGTCCCCCGCACGAGCACGTCGCCGACCCGATCCGGCTGAGGTCGGTGCGATACCAGCGCGACTTGCCCGAGGTGAAGCACACCGGCACGTTCGGGCTTGTCCACCACTCGCGCCAGGCCGTGCTCGCGGGCTACGACGACGCGGTGTTCATCGACCACAGTGGACACCTCAGCGAAGCGTCCATTTGGAACCTCGGGTTCCTCGAGGGCGACACCGTGGTGTGGCCGGAAGCCGCGGTGCTGCCGGGCATCACCTACCTGCTGCTGAAGGAACGGCTCGGCGCCGCCGGGGTCGCGCAGGTGACCCGCCCGGTCCATCCCCGCGAGCTCCCCGGCTTCGACGCCGTCTTCCTCACCAACTCCGAGACCGTCGGCCGGCCCGTCGCGTCCGTCGACGGTGTGGCGCTGCGCAACGACCCCGCCGCCGCGCGGCTGCTCGCCGCGGCGTACGAAAGCGTGCCCTGGGAAGAGATCTGA
- a CDS encoding adenine phosphoribosyltransferase, with the protein MELEKALGLIAEVPDFPEPGVLFRDLSPLFADGPGFATVVDALAGKLSPGVELLAGVEARGFLLAAAVGYARGLGVVLIRKPGKLPSVAGRVDYALEYGTAGVELPAGVVHPGQRVGVIDDVLATGGTVAATAKLLEDAGAVVDGVSVVLELAALGGRGVLAGRRVEALQVV; encoded by the coding sequence ATGGAGCTGGAGAAGGCCCTCGGCCTGATCGCCGAGGTGCCGGACTTTCCCGAGCCCGGCGTGCTGTTCCGCGACCTGAGCCCGCTCTTCGCGGACGGCCCCGGGTTCGCCACGGTCGTCGACGCCCTGGCCGGCAAGCTCAGCCCCGGGGTTGAGCTGCTGGCCGGCGTCGAGGCTCGCGGGTTCCTCCTCGCCGCGGCCGTCGGGTACGCGCGCGGCCTCGGCGTGGTGCTCATCCGCAAGCCCGGCAAGCTGCCGTCGGTGGCCGGCCGGGTCGACTACGCGCTCGAGTACGGCACCGCCGGCGTGGAGCTGCCGGCCGGCGTCGTGCACCCCGGCCAGCGCGTCGGGGTGATTGACGACGTCCTCGCCACCGGTGGCACGGTCGCCGCGACGGCCAAGCTGCTCGAAGACGCCGGCGCCGTGGTCGACGGCGTGTCGGTGGTGCTGGAGCTCGCGGCGCTCGGTGGTCGTGGCGTGCTGGCGGGTCGCCGGGTCGAAGCGCTGCAGGTCGTCTGA
- a CDS encoding bifunctional (p)ppGpp synthetase/guanosine-3',5'-bis(diphosphate) 3'-pyrophosphohydrolase: MSQELDAAVPAKPVPAKDGSGARGAQSVPPPKANGAAPNPSATRRVRARLARRITAQRAAPVKQVLEPLAVIHRELHPNADLALLQRAYDVAEELHRDQRRKSGDPYITHPLAVATILAELGMDTTTLVAALLHDTVEDTGFSLDQLKADFGDKVGELVDGVTKLDKVKLGMSAEAETIRKMVIAMAKDPRVLVIKLADRLHNMRTMRFLPPEKQARKARETLEVLAPLAHRLGMATVKWELEDLAFAILQPKKYDEIVRLVADRAPSRDTYLRKVIADLTGNLVSSRITAKVEGRPKHYYSIHQKMIVRGRDLDDIHDLVGVRILVEDVRDCYAAMGVVHALWQPVPGRFKDYIAQPRFGVYQSLHTTVIGPDGKPLEVQIRTYEMHRTAEYGIAAHWRYKETKGTHSGNSMDVDEIAWMRQLLDWQREAADPGDFLESLRYELAAREIFVFTPKGDVITLPADSTPVDFAYAVHTEVGHRCIGARVNGRLVALERKLENGENVEIFTSKAENAGPSRDWLQFAGSPKARAKIRQWFAKERRDEAIDAGKEAITKEIRKVGLPIQRLVSAESMGSVAKELRHGDISSLYAAVGEGHTSAKHVVQRLVALIGGVDEAEEELAERATPSTVSRRRGSNDVGVIVKGASDVWAKLARCCTPVPGDEILGFVTRGGGVSVHRTDCTNAEDLRTQPERLVEVEWAPSSSSVFLVAIQVEALDRHRLLSDVTKVLADEKVNILSASVTTTRDRVAVSRFSFEMGDPKHLGHVLKVVRGVEGVYDVYRVTSAS, translated from the coding sequence GTGAGCCAAGAGCTCGACGCCGCGGTGCCCGCCAAGCCGGTGCCCGCGAAGGATGGCTCCGGTGCGCGTGGTGCGCAGTCGGTGCCGCCGCCGAAGGCGAACGGGGCCGCGCCCAACCCGTCGGCGACCCGCCGGGTGCGGGCCCGTCTGGCTCGCCGGATCACGGCCCAACGGGCCGCGCCCGTGAAGCAGGTGCTCGAGCCGCTCGCCGTCATCCACCGCGAGCTGCACCCCAACGCCGACCTCGCGCTGCTGCAGCGCGCCTACGACGTCGCCGAGGAGCTGCACCGCGACCAGCGGCGCAAGTCCGGCGACCCGTACATCACGCACCCGCTCGCCGTGGCCACGATCCTCGCCGAGCTGGGCATGGACACCACCACACTCGTCGCGGCGCTGCTGCACGACACCGTGGAGGACACGGGCTTCTCGCTCGACCAGCTGAAGGCCGACTTCGGCGACAAGGTCGGCGAGCTCGTCGACGGCGTCACCAAGCTGGACAAGGTCAAGCTCGGCATGTCGGCCGAGGCCGAGACGATCCGCAAGATGGTCATCGCCATGGCGAAGGACCCGCGGGTGCTGGTCATCAAGCTGGCCGACCGGCTGCACAACATGCGCACCATGCGCTTCCTCCCGCCGGAGAAGCAGGCCCGCAAGGCCCGCGAGACGCTGGAGGTGCTCGCCCCGCTGGCCCACCGCCTCGGCATGGCGACGGTCAAGTGGGAGCTCGAAGACCTCGCGTTCGCGATCCTGCAGCCGAAGAAGTACGACGAGATCGTGCGCCTGGTCGCCGACCGCGCGCCCTCGCGCGACACGTACCTGCGCAAGGTGATCGCCGACCTCACGGGCAACCTCGTGTCGTCGCGGATCACCGCCAAGGTCGAGGGCCGGCCGAAGCACTACTACTCGATCCACCAGAAGATGATCGTGCGCGGGCGCGACCTCGACGACATCCACGACCTGGTGGGCGTGCGAATCCTCGTGGAGGACGTGCGCGACTGCTACGCCGCCATGGGTGTCGTCCACGCGCTGTGGCAGCCGGTGCCCGGGCGGTTCAAGGACTACATCGCCCAGCCGCGCTTCGGCGTGTACCAGTCGCTGCACACCACCGTGATCGGTCCGGACGGCAAGCCGCTCGAGGTGCAGATCCGCACGTACGAGATGCACCGGACCGCCGAGTACGGCATCGCGGCGCACTGGCGGTACAAGGAAACCAAGGGCACCCACAGCGGGAACTCGATGGACGTTGACGAGATCGCGTGGATGCGCCAGCTGCTCGACTGGCAGCGCGAGGCCGCGGACCCGGGTGACTTCCTCGAGTCGCTGCGCTACGAGCTGGCCGCGCGCGAGATCTTCGTGTTCACGCCGAAGGGCGACGTGATCACGCTGCCGGCGGACTCGACGCCGGTCGACTTCGCCTACGCCGTGCACACCGAGGTGGGCCACCGCTGCATCGGCGCCCGCGTGAACGGCCGTCTCGTGGCTCTCGAGCGCAAGCTGGAGAACGGCGAGAACGTCGAGATCTTCACCTCGAAGGCGGAGAACGCCGGCCCGAGCCGCGACTGGCTGCAGTTCGCCGGGTCGCCGAAGGCGCGCGCGAAGATCCGCCAGTGGTTCGCGAAGGAGCGCCGCGACGAGGCGATCGACGCGGGCAAGGAGGCGATCACCAAGGAGATCCGCAAGGTCGGGCTGCCCATTCAGCGGCTCGTCTCGGCGGAGTCCATGGGCTCGGTCGCCAAGGAGCTGCGCCACGGCGACATCTCCTCGCTGTACGCGGCCGTGGGGGAGGGCCACACCAGCGCGAAGCACGTGGTGCAGCGGCTGGTTGCGCTCATCGGCGGCGTCGACGAGGCGGAGGAGGAGCTCGCCGAGCGGGCCACGCCGTCCACGGTTTCGCGGCGGCGCGGGTCCAACGACGTCGGCGTCATCGTGAAGGGCGCCAGCGACGTGTGGGCCAAGCTCGCCCGTTGTTGCACCCCGGTGCCGGGCGACGAGATCCTCGGGTTCGTCACGCGCGGCGGTGGCGTGAGCGTGCACCGCACGGACTGCACCAACGCCGAGGACCTGCGCACCCAGCCCGAGCGGCTGGTCGAGGTGGAGTGGGCACCGTCGTCCTCGTCGGTGTTCCTGGTGGCCATCCAGGTCGAGGCGCTCGACCGGCACCGGCTGCTGTCGGACGTCACCAAGGTGCTGGCCGACGAGAAGGTCAACATCCTCTCGGCGTCGGTCACGACCACGCGCGACCGCGTGGCCGTGAGCCGGTTCTCGTTCGAGATGGGCGACCCGAAGCACCTCGGTCACGTGCTGAAGGTGGTCCGGGGCGTCGAGGGTGTGTACGACGTCTACCGGGTCACGTCGGCTTCCTGA
- the secF gene encoding protein translocase subunit SecF — protein sequence MGVEDLGTDAESGAGKATPSGKKESVFHRLYVGTGAFDIIGKRKRWYIFFAALVLVCIGSMFIRGFNVGIEFEGGTQIQLPAHGARGDISTSQAAESFTKALGEQPSETQRVGTGNAATIQIRSEALPADQVAKVKQQLFTDWAPIGADNQASVQAISDSAVSASWGDEISRQALIALAVFLVAVVIFLAIYFDTRMAAAALISLIHDIVVTAGVYSLVGFEVTPATVIGLLTILGFSLYDTVVVFDKVRENTRGLLGLTRRTYPEAANLALNQTLMRSFNTAFIALLPILGLLIVGYILLGSGTLQDLALVQLTGTLVGVLSSVALATPLLVDLKMREPQYQQQAQRVAARRAKAAAREAAGEDFDAADDDALAAELRKEKAMAAAAGVPARTPKARPQNKPRRTGGGVSSAKRKR from the coding sequence GTGGGCGTCGAAGACCTGGGCACGGACGCCGAATCGGGCGCCGGCAAGGCCACCCCGTCCGGCAAGAAGGAAAGCGTCTTCCACCGGCTCTACGTCGGCACGGGCGCGTTCGACATCATCGGCAAGCGCAAGCGCTGGTACATCTTCTTCGCGGCGCTGGTGCTCGTCTGCATCGGCTCGATGTTCATCCGCGGCTTCAACGTCGGCATCGAGTTCGAGGGCGGCACGCAGATCCAGCTGCCCGCGCACGGCGCGCGCGGTGACATCAGCACTTCGCAGGCGGCCGAGTCGTTCACCAAGGCGCTGGGCGAGCAGCCGTCGGAGACCCAGCGCGTGGGCACGGGCAACGCGGCCACCATCCAGATCCGCTCGGAGGCACTGCCGGCCGACCAGGTCGCGAAGGTGAAGCAGCAGCTGTTCACCGACTGGGCGCCGATCGGGGCGGACAACCAGGCGAGCGTGCAGGCCATCAGCGACAGCGCGGTGAGCGCGTCGTGGGGCGACGAGATCTCGAGGCAGGCGCTGATCGCGCTCGCGGTCTTCCTCGTGGCCGTGGTGATCTTCCTGGCGATCTACTTCGACACCCGGATGGCCGCGGCCGCGCTGATCTCGCTGATCCACGACATCGTGGTCACGGCGGGCGTGTATTCGCTCGTCGGCTTCGAGGTCACGCCGGCGACGGTGATCGGCCTGCTGACCATCCTCGGGTTCTCGCTGTACGACACGGTGGTGGTGTTCGACAAGGTCCGCGAGAACACGCGCGGCCTGCTCGGCCTCACCCGCCGCACGTACCCCGAAGCGGCGAACCTGGCGCTGAACCAGACGCTGATGCGGTCGTTCAACACGGCGTTCATCGCCCTGCTGCCGATCCTCGGCCTGCTCATCGTCGGGTACATCCTGCTCGGCTCGGGCACGCTGCAGGACCTGGCGCTCGTGCAGCTCACGGGCACGCTGGTCGGTGTGCTGTCGTCGGTCGCGCTCGCGACGCCGCTGCTGGTCGACCTCAAGATGCGTGAGCCGCAGTACCAGCAGCAGGCACAGCGCGTCGCGGCCCGCCGGGCCAAGGCCGCCGCTCGCGAGGCCGCGGGCGAGGACTTCGACGCGGCGGACGACGACGCCCTGGCCGCCGAGCTCCGCAAGGAGAAGGCGATGGCCGCGGCGGCCGGCGTTCCGGCGCGCACCCCGAAGGCGCGCCCGCAGAACAAGCCGCGCCGCACCGGTGGCGGCGTGTCGTCGGCGAAGCGGAAGCGCTGA
- a CDS encoding MBL fold metallo-hydrolase — MLVVGFAAGPLRANCYLLAPAPGGECVVVDPAQEAAEPLAAALAEHGLTPVALLATHGHPDHVAGAAGHDLPLHLHPADREWFAGPSVPLAEGPLEVAGLALEVVAMPGHTPGSVAFAVRASEGGRLVLTGDTLFAGSIGRSDDSGAELERSLRTKLLTLPDDTVVLPGHGPATTIGRERATNPALTAAEA; from the coding sequence GTGCTCGTCGTCGGGTTCGCCGCAGGGCCGCTGCGCGCGAACTGCTATCTGCTTGCCCCGGCGCCCGGCGGCGAGTGCGTGGTCGTGGACCCCGCGCAGGAGGCCGCAGAGCCGCTCGCGGCCGCGCTGGCCGAGCACGGGCTCACACCGGTCGCGCTGCTCGCCACCCACGGTCACCCCGACCACGTCGCCGGCGCCGCCGGCCACGACCTCCCGCTGCACTTGCACCCGGCCGACCGCGAGTGGTTCGCGGGACCGTCGGTGCCGCTGGCCGAAGGCCCGCTCGAAGTGGCGGGTCTGGCGCTCGAGGTCGTGGCCATGCCCGGCCACACGCCGGGTTCGGTGGCTTTCGCCGTGCGGGCGAGCGAAGGTGGCAGGCTGGTGCTCACGGGGGACACGCTGTTCGCCGGGTCGATCGGGCGCTCCGACGACTCCGGCGCCGAACTGGAGAGATCGTTGCGGACGAAGCTGCTGACCCTGCCCGACGACACCGTGGTGCTGCCGGGCCACGGGCCCGCCACGACCATCGGGCGCGAACGCGCGACCAACCCCGCGCTCACGGCGGCGGAGGCGTGA
- a CDS encoding YibE/F family protein codes for MSPDEAPEPPDAAEPAARKGLRAALAAQADGHGHGHGHSHGPAAPASTRVRKLLIWLLVPLALATVVGMVVLYPWGKASPTSVVPQGTPVQASITATTTGPCLANGQVQVGADTDPDQKPCQTVDLTMTDGPGNGKPLRLIVPIEPSTPRFSTGDNVVLAYNGGNATDPSSFQLVDFQRGTPLVLLAALFALAVLVLGRWQGLAALVALVLSFVVIVLFVLPSILAGENPLVVAIAGAGAIMFVALYLTHGLSARTSVAVLGTLVSLALIGVLSAIFSVGASLTGLDDSTSTLIGSLGHGIDARGLLLAGIVIGALGVLDDVTVTQTSAVWELRRANPSLGWRELYRSGLRIGRDHVGSAVNTLVMAYAGAALPVLLYSSISGVGLGALLGSEDIASEIIRTLAGSVGIVAAVPVTTILAALIAAREPVDHLVSTTNTP; via the coding sequence GTGAGCCCGGACGAAGCGCCGGAACCCCCCGACGCCGCCGAACCCGCCGCGCGCAAGGGCCTCCGCGCCGCCCTCGCCGCGCAAGCGGACGGCCACGGTCATGGGCACGGCCACAGCCACGGCCCCGCCGCCCCCGCCTCCACCCGCGTCCGCAAGCTCCTCATCTGGCTGCTCGTCCCGCTCGCCCTCGCGACGGTCGTCGGCATGGTCGTGCTGTACCCGTGGGGCAAAGCGTCGCCGACGAGTGTGGTGCCGCAGGGCACGCCGGTGCAGGCGTCGATCACGGCAACCACCACGGGGCCGTGCCTCGCGAACGGCCAGGTGCAAGTCGGCGCCGACACCGACCCCGACCAGAAGCCGTGCCAGACCGTCGACCTGACGATGACCGACGGCCCGGGCAACGGGAAACCCCTGCGCCTCATCGTGCCGATCGAGCCGAGCACGCCTCGTTTCTCCACCGGCGACAACGTGGTCCTCGCCTACAACGGCGGCAACGCCACCGACCCGTCGTCGTTCCAGCTCGTCGACTTCCAGCGCGGCACGCCGCTCGTGCTGCTGGCCGCGCTGTTCGCCCTCGCCGTGCTCGTGCTCGGCCGCTGGCAGGGGCTCGCAGCGCTCGTCGCGCTGGTGCTGAGCTTCGTGGTGATCGTGCTGTTCGTGCTCCCCTCGATCCTCGCCGGCGAGAACCCGCTGGTGGTCGCGATCGCGGGCGCCGGCGCGATCATGTTCGTGGCGCTGTACCTGACCCACGGGCTGTCGGCGAGAACGTCGGTGGCGGTGCTCGGCACGCTCGTCAGCCTCGCGCTGATCGGCGTCCTGTCGGCGATTTTCTCCGTCGGCGCCTCGCTCACCGGCCTCGACGACAGCACGTCCACGCTCATCGGCTCACTCGGCCACGGCATCGACGCGCGCGGCCTGTTGCTCGCCGGCATCGTGATCGGCGCGCTCGGTGTCCTCGACGACGTGACGGTGACGCAGACCAGCGCCGTCTGGGAGCTGCGGCGCGCGAACCCGTCGCTGGGCTGGCGGGAGCTCTACCGCTCGGGTCTGCGCATCGGACGAGACCACGTCGGCTCGGCCGTGAACACCCTCGTGATGGCCTACGCCGGCGCCGCGCTGCCGGTGCTGCTGTACTCGTCGATCTCCGGCGTCGGGCTCGGCGCGCTGCTCGGCAGCGAGGACATCGCGTCGGAGATCATCCGCACGCTCGCGGGGTCCGTGGGCATCGTCGCGGCGGTCCCGGTGACGACGATCCTGGCGGCGCTGATCGCGGCGCGCGAGCCCGTCGACCACCTCGTGAGCACCACGAATACCCCTTAG